A single Amphiura filiformis chromosome 8, Afil_fr2py, whole genome shotgun sequence DNA region contains:
- the LOC140159642 gene encoding uncharacterized protein — translation MSAVSNLGVLLFVITISTVTAAVQVICPHVARGTSDQITIPRPTITGFPDTNAVTYSYSSAGASISRQSLGIFQYDQTSHELSNLQTGTNDISLTASDGQGSRAQCSFTYERTVAISCPHDTSGTSSQITVTRPNIAGFANTHVVTYSYTDIAASGFSDLLTSIPYGQTSHVLTDLQSGTNHITASASDNQGNVAECTFTYERTGCSSSPCMNEGTCYTGNGGSYFCQCTQVFTGSYCENAIDPCIPNPCEFGGVCLAGDSNTQPSFTCTCPSGLTGDTCNSCDSNPCLNGGMCTASNSGYTCTCANGFSGVQCQNDACNPSPCVNSGTCRGVFRTPGYQCMCTSGFTGLRCEQGVCF, via the exons ATGAGTGCCGTGTCAAATCTGGGAGTGCTTCTCTTCGTGATCACAATTTCAACTGTGACCGCAG CCGTTCAGGTTATCTGCCCACATGTTGCTCGTGGTACGTCAGATCAAATCACTATCCCCAGACCAACCATTACTGGCTTCCCGGATACCAATGCTGTTACCTATAGCTATTCTAGTGCAGGTGCCAGCATTTCTCGTCAGTCTCTTGGTATCTTCCAATATGATCAAACCTCCCATGAGTTGTCTAATTTACAAACTGGGACGAACGATATATCACTTACTGCTTCAGATGGTCAAGGGAGTAGAGCACAGTGCAGTTTTACTTACGAACGGACAG TCGCAATCAGCTGCCCACATGATACATCTGGTACATCTAGCCAAATTACTGTCACCAGACCAAATATTGCTGGATTTGCAAATACTCATGTTGTTACGTACAGCTATACCGATATAGCGGCTAGCGGTTTCAGTGACCTTCTTACTAGCATTCCATATGGGCAAACGTCTCATGTACTGACCGACCTACAAAGTGGGACGAACCACATAACAGCAAGCGCTTCAGATAACCAAGGAAATGTCGCAGAGTGCACATTTACTTATGAACGAACAG GTTGCAGTTCGTCTCCCTGCATGAATGAAGGTACATGTTACACTGGGAACGGAGGGTCTTATTTCTGCCAATGTACGCAAGTGTTTACTGGATCATACTGTGAAAATGCAATAG ATCCATGCATACCAAACCCATGCGAATTTGGAGGAGTCTGCCTTGCGGGTGATTCCAATACACAACCATCCTTCACCTGTACCTGTCCATCTGGTCTTACAGGTGATACCTGTAACTCCTGTGATTCTAATCCTTGTCTTAATGGTGGAATGTGCACAGCAAGTAATAGCGGGTACACATGCACATGCGCAAATGGTTTTAGCGGTGTTCAGTGTCAGAATGATGCATGCAATCCTTCGCCTTGTGTGAATAGCGGTACATGCCGGGGTGTGTTTAGGACACCAGGGTATCAGTGTATGTGCACCAGTGGTTTTACTGGATTACGTTGCGAGCAAGGTGTGTGCTTCTAG
- the LOC140158326 gene encoding uncharacterized protein: MYWYSNGAASIRNQSLASLPYRSMLHELSNLQMGVNEIFIGASDRQGHIAHCRFTYERTGSTRSSDEALSTTQVPNTSPSPSFGDPSNIGNTSYQMIIIGSGIGGGVLLIIILILLIYTLKRNSEKKRERQHHQQQPESIQTSTRPTSLLDRSSEDHTAENMYHETALHTSSNQTNQRNVQEPDLSYVYASVSINRPQVRDPSSSNDHQRNEDAPSTRDPEWAPEDNPSTSRIFCNRGQTAELTYAYASLPINRPKLDEPQANQSTHTQDTRGGSRHPPEGTYSYATVPIHRPNVPEHKPVIGDRGEDEGWMDNSIYDITEGNDVDDKDETEGWEENIAYVSSDR, encoded by the exons ATGTATTGGTATTCCAACGGAGCTGCCAGCATTCGCAATCAGTCCCTTGCTAGCTTACCATACAGGTCAATGCTTCACGAGTTGTCTAATTTACAAATGGGAGTGAACGAGATATTTATTGGTGCTTCAGATAGACAAGGACATATAGCACATTGCAGATTTACTTATGAGCGTACAG GATCAACAAGATCAAGTGATGAGGCGCTGTCAACCACACAAGTACCAAATACATCACCATCGCCATCGTTTGGAGACCCATCCAATATAGGGAATACTTCATATCAAATGA TTATTATTGGTAGCGGTATTGGAGGAGGTGTTCTTCTGATTATAATACTAATTCTACTGATCTACACACTTAAAAG AAACTCTGAAAAGAAGCGTGAGCGTCAACATCACCAACAACAACCTGAATCAATTCAGACATCAACTAGACCAACTAGTCTCCTGGACCGCAGCTCAGAAGATCATACAGCGGAAAACATGTACCATGAAACAGCTCTACATACATCATCAAACCAaaccaatcaaagaaatgtccaggAACCTGATTTATCATATGTCTATGCGTCTGTGTCCATAAATAGGCCACAGGTCCGCGATCCGTCATCGAGTAATGATCACCAAAGGAATGAAGACGCACCAAGTACGCGTGATCCTGAATGGGCACCTGAAGACAACCCATCTACATCGCGTATATTTTGTAATCGTGGACAGACAGCTGAGTTAACATACGCCTATGCTTCGTTGCCAATAAACAGGCCCAAACTCGACGAACCACAAGCAAATCAAAGTACACATACACAAGACACACGGGGTGGTTCTAGGCATCCACCAGAAGGAACATATTCCTACGCCACTGTGCCAATTCATAGGCCAAATGTCCCTGAACATAAACCAGTGATTGGTGACAGAGGTGAAGATGAAGGGTGGATGGATAATAGTATTTATGATATAACGGAAGGAAATGATGTCGATGACAAGGATGAAACAGAGGGATGGGAAGAGAATATCGCGTATGTTTCCTCAGACCGCTAA